Proteins from a genomic interval of Odontesthes bonariensis isolate fOdoBon6 chromosome 7, fOdoBon6.hap1, whole genome shotgun sequence:
- the malt3 gene encoding mucosa-associated lymphoid tissue lymphoma translocation protein 1, which produces MTGSRPKPRQTMIQEIVIVRHPVSVCVPVIHKVTLRVRAEGTGILSYQWFSEDEKEVPGGTQADLTIRPKKTQRFVCRVNDHLHNYVFSEWVKVKVLDIDKSGLPVDWQGEPHIAINPKPQTVRQGAKLALRCAAFGIPAPHYQWHRNGQPLLDKTGDTLQIDHVTAEHGGWYMCSVSNVLEERWTEPVDVEIVETDQLPPAVLTATDKVALLIGNLNYYNHPGLMAPVMDVHELANLLQQLGFRVVSLLDLTREEMSAAIDKFIQLLDRGVYGLFYYAGHGYEHAGRNYLVAVDAPQPYRTENCVCVQRVMHRMQERKTALSVILLDTCRKWYNQDCVPSAIMPLGPSGNTVYGYATCEDAEAFEVQDGGKSTGIFTKYLNRHILQSEKITHILEKVSEDLGKDPLVTGKQAVEIKHTVKEPRSLADRVRTIGHTRELHLRDVCWRRANELPQKKHLMFLCGVEVEVSFSALFSNVLVAFATVKTTGDHTQDCTVTLSSIPPMEDIFSRPGRSEEMDSLLFDKSHNPDCTLRLCSLQKLKESMVIKVDLQYTHTDSKLRHTESQQVDIGKPLVASCKLYKGKHAAIDRGKECASAQSMGNIFNGKSQLHQSLAGPRRPYTRKAVCTAKTATTRSNEPEENDESEL; this is translated from the exons ATGACTGGATCCCGACCCAAGCCCCGTCAAACAATGATCCAAG AAATCGTCATTGTGCGCCACCCTGTCTCCGTGTGCGTGCCCGTGATCCATAAGGTGACTCTGCGGGTCCGGGCTGAGGGCACAGGCATCCTCAGCTACCAGTGGTTCTCTGAAGATGAGAAGGAG GTGCCTGGCGGGACGCAAGCGGACCTGACCATCAGACCTAAAAAAACTCAGCGCTTTGTCTGCCGAGTGAATGACCACTTGCATAACTACGTGTTCAGCGAATGGGTCAAGGTCAAGGTGTTGGATATTGATAAATCAG GCTTGCCTGTGGACTGGCAGGGCGAGCCACACATCGCCATCAATCCTAAACCGCAGACAGTTCGACAAGGTGCAAAACTCGCACTTCGCTGTGCTGCCTTTGGCATCCCCGCTCCTCACTACCAGTGGCACAGGAATGGACAGCCGCTGCTGGACAAAACTGGTGACACGCTGCAG ATTGACCATGTAACAGCTGAACATGGAGGATGGTACATGTGCTCAGTATCTAACGTGCTGGAAGAGAGATGGACAGAACCAGTGGATGTTGAAATTG tggAAACTGACCAGCTTCCTCCTGCGGTGCTCACAG CCACTGATAAAGTCGCCCTTCTTATTGGCAACCTGAATTACTACAACCACCCAGGCTTGATGGCGCCCGTTATGGACGTCCATGAGCTGGCCAACCTGTTGCAGCAGCTTGGCTTCAGAGTCGTTTCCCTGCTTGATCTCACAAGAGAGGAGATGTCGGCTGCTATTGATAAATTCATTCAGCTCCTTGACAGAGGAGTGTATG GCCTTTTCTACTACGCGGGTCACGGGTATGAGCACGCTGGGAGGAACTACCTGGTAGCCGTCGATGCTCCACAACCGTATCGAACTGAAAACTGTGTCTGCGTGCAGCGGGTCATgcacagaatgcaggaaaggaAGACTGCGCTGAGTGTAATCCTGCTGGATACCTGTAGAAAATG GTACAACCAAGATTGTGTACCATCAGCCATTATGCCATTAGGGCCGAGTGGAAACACAGTGTATGGTTATGCCAC ATGTGAGGATGCTGAGGCGTTTGAGGTTCAGGATGGGGGGAAGAGCACTGGAATCTTCACTAAGTACTTGAACAGGCACATCTTACAGTCTGAGAAAATCACTCACATCCTGGAGAAGGTGTCTGAAG ATCTCGGTAAAGACCCTCTAGTCACAGGCAAGCAGGCAGTGGAGATCAAACACACAGTGAAGGAACCTCGATCCCTCGCAGACCGGGTCCGGACCATAGGTCACACAAGGGAACTACACCTTCGAGATGTCTGCTGGAGACGAGCAAATG AGCTACCACAAAAGAAGCATCTGATGTTTCTTTGTGGAGTAGAAGTAGAAGTTAGCTTCTCAGCTTTATTCTCCAATGTCTTGGTAGCTTTTGCTACTGTGAAGACTACAGGCGACCACACCCAGGACTGCACTGTCACTCTAAGTAGCATACCT CCTATGGAAGACATATTTTCCAGGCCTGGCAGATCAGAGGAGATGGACTCACTACTATTCGATAAATCTCATAACCCAGACTGTACCCTCAGACTTTGCTCACTTCAGAAGCTGAAG GAGTCAATGGTCATCAAGGTGGATTTACAATATACTCACACAGACAGTAAACTGCGCCACACAGAAAGCCAGCAGGTGGACATTGGAAAGCCTCTGGTGGCATCCTGTAAACTATACAAGGGGAAGCACGCCGCAATAGACCGAGGAAAAGAATGTGCTTCAGCTCAAAGTATGGGCAACATTTTCAACGGCAAATCACAACTGCATCAGTCCCTGGCTGGTCCACGTCGCCCTTACACTAGAAAAGCTGTGTGTACTGCTAAAACCGCAACTACACGGAGCAATGAACCCGAGGAGAATGATGAGAGCGAACTGTAA